AGGCGTGCGCGGGTAGCCGGCCTCCCACCTCGGACGGCATCCGGGGCGCGTCCCGGCCCGGCAGCATCTCGACGTGGACGACGTCGGTGCCGGCCAGGACCGCCAGCTGCACACTCTGCCCCGTCGCCTCGCGCAGGTCGGTCAGGTAGGGCAGGGCGATCGTCCGCAGGTCGCGTCGCCGGGCGGCGAGTGCCCCGAATTCGAAGAGCCGTACGCCGATCCGCAGGGCCGATCCGGTGCGGTCCAGCAGGCCGTACGCCACCAGGTCGGCCACCAGTCGGGACGTCGTCGACTTCGGCAGGCCGGTACGGCGACTGATCTCGGAGACCCGAAGTTCGCGGTGTCGCAGGTCGAACGCGCCGAGTACCGCCGACACCCGGGCGACGGCCAGATCGGGAATGTTCCGCTCAGCGGTACGCACCAGCGCAGCTCCTTGACAGGTCTGCCGGATCGTTGCTTACTAACGTACCAGTTCGTACATTAGCCGGCCCGGACCGATCCCATCGACGATCGGTCCCATCGAACGGTCAAGCACGGGGCGATCGAGGACGGGAGCGTCACACCAATGCCACTCTGCCGGTACGGCCTGATCGGTGCGGGGATCGGGACGTCGCTGTCACCGGTGCTGCACGAGACCGAGGGGCGTCAGCACGGGCTCGACCTGACGTACCGGCTGTTCGACGTCGACGCACCGGGAACACCGGCCGACCTGCGCCGGTTGCTGGACGACGCCGAAGCCGACGGGCTGGCCGGGCTCAACATCAC
The nucleotide sequence above comes from Plantactinospora soyae. Encoded proteins:
- a CDS encoding IclR family transcriptional regulator; the encoded protein is MRTAERNIPDLAVARVSAVLGAFDLRHRELRVSEISRRTGLPKSTTSRLVADLVAYGLLDRTGSALRIGVRLFEFGALAARRRDLRTIALPYLTDLREATGQSVQLAVLAGTDVVHVEMLPGRDAPRMPSEVGGRLPAHACAAGKALLAFSVDAAVSLVCDRPLRTAGPRTVTAPALLRRQLARVRESGLAYENEESWAGVASVASAVLRADGRPAGAVSVSGASGGLSLRSVGPAVRAVALGISREL